One Mercurialis annua linkage group LG3, ddMerAnnu1.2, whole genome shotgun sequence DNA window includes the following coding sequences:
- the LOC126672644 gene encoding uncharacterized protein LOC126672644 translates to MEQRELDARQREKNQASTIHHLETQISQLAINLQGRPLGGLPSTTETNPREHVKAIKVVELRSGRVLDVDHDKDFEKANGKRPMIVEVEPQVVIDIASSSQKLPKSCEEVAIDIDVEEPYLRPPPPPPFVPKVPFPSRLRKAPDNEKFHKFLEIFKKLQISMSLGDALREMPQYANNLPTKLQDTGSFTIPCLIGTSTSLNCLCDLGASINLMSLCLFRKICGNQLIKQTSMMLQFADHSLKRPHGVAEDVLVKVGKFIFPVDFVVLDYAVDKDCPMILGRPFLNTGRALVDVNAGKITLRMNDESMSSISSMAKASVRRRNA, encoded by the exons ATGGAGCAAAGAGAGCTTGATGCTAggcaaagggagaagaaccaagcttccacGATCCATCATCTAGAGACTCAAATCTCCCAACTTGCCATTAATCTTCAAGGTAGACCTCTAGGAGGATTGCCGTCCACTACGGAAACTAATCCTAGAGAGCATGTGAAAGCCATCAAAGTTGTGGAGCTTCGAAGCGGTAGAGTCCTTGATGTTGATCATGACAAGGATTTTGAAAAAGCTAATGGAAAGAGGCCAATGATTGTGGAAGTtgagcctcaagtggtaatAGATATTGCAAGCTCTAGTCAAAAGCTACCAAAGTCTTGTGAGGAGGTGGCCATTGATATTGATGTTGAGGAACCATATTTGaggccaccaccaccaccaccttttGTGCCTAAAGTaccattcccaagccggttgaGAAAGGCCCCGGACAATGAAAAGTTTCATAAGTTTCTTGAAATATTCAAGAAACTTCAAATAAGCATGAGCTTAGGGGATGCCTTGCgagagatgccccaatatgctaa CAATCTACCGACCAAGCTACAAGATACAGGGAGTTTCACGATTCCTTGTTTAATTGGCACTTCTACTTCTCTTAATTGTCTTTGTGATTTAGGTGCAAGTATAAATCTAATGTCGTTGTGTCTTTTCAGGAAAATATGTGGAAACCAACTGATAAAACAAACTTCCATGATGCTCCAATTTGCCGACCATTCGCTCAAGAGACCACACGGGGTTGCGGAAGATGTGCTAGTAAAAGTGGGCaagttcatctttccggtggacttTGTTGTACTTGACTATGCAGTCGACAAAGATTGCCCCATGATTCTTGGGCGTCCTTTTTTAAATACGGGGCGAGCATTGGTTGATGTTAATGCGGGGAAGATAACATTGAGAATGAATGATGAGAGCATGAGTTCGATATCAAGCATGGCAAAAGCAAGTGTGAGGAGGAGAAATGCATGA
- the LOC126672645 gene encoding GDSL esterase/lipase At1g28650-like translates to MTVGGPTALSEHPNTQMTPGLLPLDNSCPLNIAGVTYGADLTSCKLDAIYQFGDSLSDTGNSIVEIPQAYHARLPYGETIGKATGRVSDGLLMIDYIDFSVAGVTALPKETLMKLNFSLGFSNSSLEVQLESMKELLSTLCNSTKDCQEKLKSSLFIVGIGGNDFGRAFQRGDSVYEINKTIVPLVVGAIEDSIQKIINFGARRIVVTGSYPMGCSPAYLTMFSNTSTTKDSFGCLKDYNDIFASHGDGLKIVVEKARKENPNITIVFSDLYNALFSVIKDRSTLGLNSYQNACCGTGGEYNVTLGQLDKMCGAKDIPVCPNPKEYLFWDEWHFTHQANKALSDLLIEEMLPGLQCTS, encoded by the exons ATGACCGTTGGAGGTCCAACTGCACTTTCTGAGCACCCGAACACGCAGATGACACCCGGGCTTCTCCCATTAGACAATTCATGTCCTTTGAATATTGCGGGCGTGAC ttatgGGGCGGATCTTACATCTTGTAAACTTGATGCTATATACCAATTTGGCGATTCGCTCTCAGATACTGGAAACTCAATAGTAGAAATTCCTCAAGCTTATCATGCTCGATTGCCTTATGGTGAAACAATCGGTAAAGCAACCGGAAGAGTTTCAGATGGATTGCTAATGATTGACTATATAG ATTTTTCAGTGGCTGGTGTCACAGCTTTACCAAAGGAAACtctaatgaaattaaattttagtcttGGTTTTTCCAATTCTTCTCTTGAGGTTCAACTTGAATCCATGAAAGAACTTCTCTCAACCCTGTGTAATAGCACTAAAG ATTGTCAAGAGAAATTAAAATCTTCCCTTTTTATTGTGGGAATTGGAGGAAATGACTTTGGTCGTGCATTTCAGAGAGGTGACAgcgtttatgaaataaataaaacaatagtACCTTTAGTTGTGGGAGCCATTGAAGATTCTATTCAA aaaataattaattttggtgCTCGTCGAATTGTTGTTACTGGATCCTACCCAATGGGTTGCTCGCCAGCTTACTTGACAATGTTTTCAAATACGTCAACTACTAAAGATTCATTTGGATGTTTGAAGGACTATAATGATATATTCGCTTCTCATGGTGATGGTCTGAAAATAGTTGTCGAAAAAGCGAGAAAAGAAAATCCGAATATAACCATTGTTTTCAGTGACCTATATAATGCACTATTTTCGGTCATCAAAGATCGTTCAACTCTTG GATTAAATTCATATCAAAATGCTTGTTGTGGTACTGGAGGTGAATATAATGTTACTCTAGGCCAACTAGATAAGATGTGTGGAGCTAAAGATATACCAGTTTGTCCGAATCCTAAAGAATATTTATTTTGGGATGAATGGCATTTTACTCATCAAGCTAACAAGGCTTTATCTGATTTGCTTATAGAAGAAATGTTACCTGGACTTCAGTGTACTAGTTGA